Within the Setaria viridis chromosome 3, Setaria_viridis_v4.0, whole genome shotgun sequence genome, the region ATTGTAATTCTCATTGTAACCATATAGGGCTCCGCATATTCACCATCGAGTTCGACACATTGTAATTTTCATTGTAACCTTTATTCTACATCGTCATTATCACTGACCAACCCAATAACGCTAGAAACAGGTAGTCCAAAGTTAAGATGCTATTTAAATTCGACGTATTGATAAATTCAATTGTAGATTTGTACTTCAGACGCCTAACAAGAAGGATTGGTACTTTAATTAACGCCATAGAAAAAAGGATTATTACTTCCATCATCTTCAACTACAGCGACACCACAAATACATGTTGGCAACAGATACCATAGCAGCATGCTCATGCTTCGGAAGCACAAATCAGTCAACTGTAACACCAATGAAACCGGTCATTAGGTGCATTGATACCATCTCATCAATATAACCAGAAAGGCAACTCAAGCAGATTATGCGAACGACTTGGCAAATCATAGGCCAAGAGAAAAAAGGTACAGCTTGATGGCAACAGAAGTCGAAACCACATAAAACCGCAACATAATTAAACATCTCCAAACATAGCAGCTAAGTATAGGCTAATAACACCGCCAGATAAAACATAACATCTGTGACACCGAATCAGCACATGGGGCTGAGCATTGGGCCACACAGCTAAGTGCTCAAGATACCAACATGTTTATGACGACTAGATAATATTATATCAGGTAATTGCTACTGGTTCATCTTcactcctcatcctcatcaccaccatcgccgccaccaccagttGCCTTGTTCTGGTTCTTCCTCTTCACCCTGCCTGGGGGGCCTCCACCGAACGGGCTTGACAGTGAAAAGTCAATGTGCTTCTCAGACTCCACCCTCACCATGAAAGATGGGACGTTGACAATTTGCCTGCCAACCCTGCAACAATGTTTCATAGAAGAGaaatttatcaatcaattcttTGCAATGTCTGGAATCAGCTTTGAAAGATGTCATAAATAACCACACAAAAACAGCAGATGCTGCACAAGAGTACATCCAGAAGACAAGTCATGTTACAAATGTAATAAAATTCATCAATTCAAATACCAGGAACAGTCCATTGCTGCATGGCAGCTGCTAATAACTAATTAACATAGGCAAGACCACACATCCAGGCCACATTCTACCATGTTTATTAATCTTTGATAAATACAAAATAGTTAAAATCCATTGGTAAGATATCCACAGTCCTGTATGCAATACCAAAACTGGCATACAAGCATAAATGGAGACAAGCAGTAGCAAAAGGTTTATGAAGGAGAAAAGGGGAACTATTTGGTTTGTTCCACGCTTCTAAAGTATGAAACTAATCAATGCTAATCTCTACAccatattaaaaagaaaaaaggggcTTCAGAGAATATTTATTGCATCAAAAGAGTTCTCAGAAGACCGTTGTGAGATTACTAGCATATTCTCATCATCAGGCCCATGCTATAATTATTCATCAGTCATCACCACATAGTACTAGCTATACCAGGACTTCAAAAACAATTCATGACATGGAGCAACATAAGCATACCTGATGTGACGTTGCTTGATCAAGACACGAGCATGGTGGATGGACTTGGCCATGCCAGCCTTGAAGACAAGAGTCTGAAGGCGCCTTGCGAGGAAGTTCTCAGCAGTGAGGGCAAGGACGTAATCAAGCTTGTTCTGACCCTCAGCAAGCAACCCATAGCGGTTCATGCGGCGGAGCAGCGCCTCACCCTCAAAGATACGGCGGGGGTTCTTCTCATCAAGTGTGAGCAAGTGCCTCGCAGCATTACGGATCCTGCTCAGAGCATACTGGACCCTCCACAGCTCACGCTTGCACCTCAGCCCGTACTCACCGACGAGCTTCAGTTCAGCATCAAGACGCTCCTTCTCATAAGGACGCCTTGGCTTCTTGAATGTCTTACCATCTGCAAAAGAAGTGATTCAGTATAAAATACAAAGCTGAGGATACTAATGGGACAGCATACCAAGAAGGTAAATAAAACTTAAATCAGCTAATACCATACTGGTTGTGGACTATTGCAATAAAACCTCTATGCTACTGTGATGCCTTTCAAgcataataaggagattaaGTACCTGATTAAGCAAACATGGTAAAAAGACATACTGCCAGTTGTAGCATGGAAATTGAGAGCAAAGTTCCCTACTTCCATGAACTAAACAAAAATGCTCAATTGTATTAATAAGATATGGTAGCAGCATGTAAAATCAGTCCAACGGTATCATTTCCCAATTAGTTGATACTGTATATGCAAAAACACATCCCAACTCCAAAATCTATAGGGCCAGAATgctacaactttcatatgagTTTGTCTATACTAACAGGAGTCCTTTCGAGAGAGCTTTGCTCAACAACAACAAACTTTAAGTACACTGTTTCCACATAAAACACAGCTATCCAAGAAAATCTTTCATTGACGACACTACTACCACCTTCAGTAGGCTCCAAGGCAAACTTCACCAAGAAACCCAATCGACTACATACAAGCACCCATCTCAGACAAGAGATGGTTTCGATGGCCAAAAATTCACTTCCCATGAAGCAGATCCAGATCAGCGTCCTACACACCACAGATCGACGGAAATCAAGAGCAACAGAAACGCTAAATCCTCCGACGAACCCCGTGCCGGACCATCGGCACCATTCGCCTAGGCATGTTGTACCAGTACAACCAAGCAGCCCTACCATGCGACCGCAAATCAGCGCTAGCAGCAAAGCCGCAACCGAGAACACGCCACGCTAAGCCAACGAGCCCCCATTCGGAGCCAGATCACGGCGCCTCCCGCAACGAAACCTAGAACAAGAGGAACCGGAACGGAGCGCCAACGAGCAGAGAGGTAGGGGGATCTCCAGCGGGGGCTTACAGTTGCGGTAGAAGCTGACGTGCACCATGGCTGgtgctcctctccctccctcgtgCCCTCGCCttcgcctcctcttcctcctcctcctccgccgccgccgccgcttctgtggTGGAGTCGCTGGGAGTGGTGTGAGGTCGCGGAAGCCACTTTTATATGCGACCCCAAAACCCTAGTGGGCCGAGCAGGTCACATGGCGCTACGGGCTCCATGGGCCGGGCCCGATTGGCAGCGCACGGCCTGCAGTATTCTGAATTAACGGCCCGGATGGTTCCTACCCATGTCTTTCGGTAATCTCGAGGCAACACGAGGCCGACGCGGTAATCAGGCAGGTCAGGGTCACTAGCTGCTAAAATGTTTGTTCCTCAAAAATAAATAAGTAAAAATGTTGAGGGGTTATTTGCTCAACCTCAACGTACTTGTAATTCCTACAATCATGAGTTCGCTCGCTGTACTTTGTAAATCCTCATAACTTGTTGAGGTGCCTGCAGGAACTTGTTGACCATTGGTTTAGCTTGATCCCCTCCTACAGATCTACACAGAAACCTGGTGGTTCCATGAAACACGAGCCTTGaggtcaagaaaaaaaaaaatagttctgCTAGTGTTTGAGAGAACAGGGTGCCAATTTCAGCAGAAAACACAGCACTAGAAATTACAACATCATGCGTCCTTTGAAATGAATCAGGAAAATGTTATCTCGCTTTGAACAGTACAAAATCTGTTTGTCTttcgtcaaaaaaaaaatctgtttaTCATCCGATCCGTACATGTATGCTCATTCAGTCATTTGACTAAACCGAAGTTGAACCATCCACCAGGCCGCTCACCAATAATTCACTGCTGTGATGAGAGCAACTTTGAATCACCTGTACTCTGATGAGTTTGTTCTCCTGCGTTGCTGTCCCATTTGGCTGCTGCTCCTCTATGCATTACTAATGACATGTCCGGCGTCGTTCTCAACCCCGGTTTGCTGTGTAATTTTTTCTTGAATTCTGAGTTCAAAGACATCAATTGCCGGACTGTCTGATCTGGAAAGCATGTATGTGGCCCAGCATTTCTTCATGTTAGACGATAAAAATGATGGGATGAAGTGACGCCCACCAAGCAAAAGCTTATTGGCACCTTAGATTACCTCACCTTCCAAATCCCTGAACCcttttacttaaaaaaaaaaagaatccctGAACCTCTACTGCCCAGTGCTACCAAAATTCCTCAAGCACCACCATTGCATCTATCCTCGATCCTGGAAGATGTACCTCTGCTGACACGGGACCAACTGATCGGAAGGCTCCAAGTATCTCTGCAGATACAGTACCAACCGATCTTTTGAACCACAGGGAGTACTTTTTAAGGGCATTCTATTCCTGTCTTTTTAAGCCCATCACTTTTATTATGTCTCTTCCTAAATGCTTCTTTGTAGCAAAAAAACACTTTTTTTATTATGGTGCAAAGGAGCAATAAGGACTAAGATGTTACAATGGTAAAACTGCAAGCAAAATGTATCAAGGAgataaaaaagtaaaaaaaaagttaccaGAAAACTCCGAAGTCTGAACATGTCCAGCACCAGAGACTGAATTCAAGCAACACATCATTTCTTTTGccaatttttcttctatttagcTTCTCCGTAGTTGTGTCAAGATGAAATCATAAAAGAAAGTGTTGCATTTATCTGCATTAATCCTGTCTTAAGCAAAGATCCATCAACTCTTCATGCCATCACATCAAAATTTCATCCGCATGACAGCATCGAAATTTCATCCGCATGAGAGCAGTTAAGAATGAAATGGAATCCTGCATCATAAAATATACACAGCACAAATAGGTTATGAATATCTGCTATCCTATTTACCAATCACTCTACGCCGTTTTAATGGAAAGACAAGCAGCCCTTCTGCTCACCCACAAGCAATAGAATCTATTCTGGAATGAAACTTTATTTTGGAAACTGtctttataatatatttttgagAAAGAATAGGCAGTTCTGACATAAATGAGATCACAGCACCATACCTTGACTGCGCTTTGTCCTTTAATACCATGGATTCTGCACGGTATGGCACATCTTTCATGTACATTTCACTGTGTCTTCAGTCATTGTAAATGAAACCATCCTTGATATCAATCTTGAAAGCGACACAAACCTTAAGCCGGTTGAAGATACAGATGCTCAAGGATACTGTAAATCTCATCAGAATTGGGGTGTCTGAAGTCCCCCATCAAGAACTCATGAACAACACTGTCCACTTCAACCCAGCTGCACCCTGCGGTTTTGTCAATACCCTTCCCTCTCATCGATTGTCTCACCATCTCAACAAAGTCCCATTGCTGACCACGAGCCAAAGTATTTGCAAGGAGTACATAGGTTCCAGGGTTCCTGGGTTCAATTGTAATGAGTTCTCTCGCTGCGATCTTACCAACTTCAAGTTGGCAATGCTTCCTACAGGCATTGAGCAAGGCTCCCCAGACTCCTGCATGTGGTTTCATTGGCATTGTCTGCACTAAGAAGTATGCTTCTTCAATGAGACCAGCTCTGCCATAAAGATCCACCATGCAAGCATAGTGATCCAGGGATTGCTCAATTGCATAATTTGTCCTCATGGACTCAAAGTAGTGCTTTCCGTCATGAACAAGTCCGGCATGAGCACAAGCTGATAAAACACCAAGAAAAGTCACGGAATCTGGATGTAACCCTTCCTCAGCCATCTCATGGAAGAGCTGAAGTGCCTCTCTGCCATGCCCATGGTGTGCAAGAGCAGTGATCATCACATTGTAAGACACTGCATCCCTTGGATGAGTCTCTAGAAACAAGAGATAAGCTTGGCTGATGCTACCACACTTGGCGTACATGTCAGCCAACGAATTCTGCACATGGCAGTTCATCTCGACATGTCCCTTCTTCAAAATCCCATGCAACTGTCCCGCAACCGACAAAGAACCAAGCTGTGCACAGGAAGACATCAATATAGCCATCGTCGCAGCGTCAGGTTCAAAACCTGAAAGACGCATCTGATTGAACACCGAAATCGCATCAGCCCACGACCCCTCCTCCGAGCAAGCAGAAATCATCATGTTCCAGCTGTTCACATTCCTCTCCGGCATCTCTTCGAACAACCCCCTCACGACACCAGCCTCCCCCTGCCTCAGGTACCCCGTCATCATTGTGTTCCAAGAGATTGAGTCCTTGCCTGCCATCCCGTCGAACACCTCCCGAGCAGCTGCCACGTCCCCAGCCCTGACGTAGCACGCCACCATGGTGTTCCCCACCACCACGTTCCTCGCAGGAATTTCGCCGAACACCCTCCTTGCGTTAGCTACCTGGCCAAGGTTCCCATACATGTCCACCAACGCCGCGCCCACGTGTGCAGAGCGTCCCAGCCCGGCCTTCCCCAGGAACCCGTGCACTTGGAGCCCTTCCAGGGCGGTGCGCCGTGCAGAGCAGCACCTGACGACGGTGCTCGCCGTGAAGGCGTtcgggcgcgcgccgccgcgccggagcaTGAGCTGGAACAGCGCGagcgcctccgcggccgccgaaggcgaggaggaggacgaggcatGCCTGGCGTaggcggcgatggtggcggtCCAGAGGTAGACATTCtcgggggcggcggggacggcgctGTCGAAGACGGCGCGGGCGTGGCGCGGCGAAGGGGACGCGGCTAtgagcgcgacggcggcgcgggcggggagcGGGAGGCCCCGGAGGAGGAGCTGCGCCTGGAGCtgccttgccgccgccggggtcgTCGCTCGGCGGGCGAGGCCGGCCAGGAGCGCGGGGAGGGCGCCGCCATGCGGATGGCCGCAAGGCGGTgacagcgccgcgccgccgcccccgtggcgCATTGGTGGCGTGTTGGTCAGCAGGTGGGGCACGGGTACAGGTGGTCAAAATTTTCGAATAATCTATTGAAAAATGTTTGCgcagttccaaattataagtcattccaaaaattttggagagtcaaaacatctcaagtttgatcaaaattatagagaaaattataaagatttatgacatcaaataggtatactatgaaaatataattgatgaagaatctaatgatacttagttgacattataaatgttattatattatcatatacatttggtcaaacttgaaatactttgactcttcaaaattcttggaatgacttataatttaggatggagggagtaataaataACGAAAATGTGCTAAGTTTGGTTGCATTGTTTGGCAAAAAAATCTTGCGGTgaaattgaaagaaaaaaaatcatgccaAACAAGAGTGGAATATTCTTCAAATCCACTGGACTGATGAACCTTTACCAAACAAGGGCACTGGCAAAAATCGGAAACCATGATTTACTACTATACTATGAAAACGAATCGAGGGATCAACTGATCCACATGTTTCTCCCTTTCCAGTATAATTTAATGTGGGGCCGTGTATGGTACAAGCGCCGGGCAGGTTTACATGTGACAAAAAATGAACATCaccggaaagaaaaaaaaatgtcgcCAAAACTATGCAACACAACATTACAAATTTCATAAACCTGTGTAGTCGACCTGTCCTGTATGAATGGACATGAGAAACCTAATTATGATACACATGCTCGTTTCTCGTTTATGGCAGCAGACATCCTCGGTCCTCACCGATATCTGGTGAAATTTTGGCTCCAAGATCATGCCATCAAAGCGCCTATGTCCACATCCAAAACAAATGAGAAACATACTTTGCCAACTGTGGCTTCACCCTCTGCATGCGTCGACGAGTCTCAGACACCAATATACAGAACAAATACACCAACTGAAGCTCTCGTACCCTAAGACCTTCAAGATGAAATGCCAGAAGTAGCATGTATCTCCAACGAGTGCTCCGGAATGTAGGCAAGGCCTGCAAGGGCAACCATTAGTTCCCAGgactaaaaaaaattaaaagacaTGTATGACATGATTCAGATATTGAATGAATTTAAGACATTCGGTGTCAATATTTCTAGTTCACTTCAAGCGAGGAAGACTAGCATTCATAATGTCTGACAGATGGTACGAAGAATAACAGATTCAATAATTAAGTAATTAAATTTGACAATTTTGTATCTAGCTGCTAAGGTAGCACTTATTGTGTTGGCAACTAGGCATTCTACAATTAGCAGCAAAGTGGGCACTCTTTTGCGCacttaattcttttttttcacaAAAATTACCTTTCTCCCTTGCAGTTATTTGAAGTGTATCTAGTGTAATGATCCCGTCCGATAATGGAAGAAGTTCAAGTTTGACGGTGGTGCTCGAACGAGGAGGAACACACCTGTTAACCCCATCCACCACAGCAAAATATTATTCGACAGTGTTTTGGGATAGAAGTGGCACAGTTGCGAGTTTACTCTTTtttaataaggaaaaaaaagggtaaGGTTCAATACCCTAGGGGCACTGCACTTTGCAACCACAGATGAGTGCAGCCTGAAGCATTACTTATTCTATTTCCTCCATTGTCACTTTCTTTTGGAGACGTAGCCAGGACAGAATTCAATCTTCGAAAGCCAATTTCCTGCTTTCCCAACCCAGATCTTTTTGCTGACTCATTAACACCATCATAAGAACCATTTGGCGTAGTTGGAGCTGAGTTCAAGGACACAACTGAAGAAGAACCAGATGCTTCGGGAGCAAGGACAGTTAACGTAAGGTTTTCGGATGTCATATTGGTAGCTTCAAGGGTTAATACCTGGAAGGGAACAATTTATAACTGTGTAAGTGATAATCAGAGAATTTGCATAAGAATAATTGAAGAGCTACTTCAATAACCTGCACAGGGAGTTTAGGAACTCGAGCACCAAGGCTAGGATTTCGCATAGACAGTTCGGATGATACAGAAATCATAATATCACTAGCTGCAGAGGGTCGCCAGGTTGTGGCTTGCTTGAAAAAAAGTTTCGATTCTACAGAAATAAAAGGGATGTGAATCAGTAATGTCCACTCCATTCCTGTTTTGAAGAATAGATTCTGTTTCATCAATAGTTTACCTGTGTAATTGCAGCGGTAAGATACCAGTACAGCATACTGGTCACCTAGAGCAACATAGGGCTCACCAACCTTTGGTGTAGTATTTAAAGTAGAACCGGTCATCATTGGGAGTGACAAAGCCGGAGGTGCATCATTGTTGGTCCTCCGTTCGCTTGAGGACTTAGTTGCTGGCTTGAGAATAAAAGAGTGCTCCTCACCCCTCCTAGATAGGTAACAAATAATGCATAGTACTTTAAACAATGCTCACATCCTTTCCAATTTATTACGAGCACACAACACTAAACTGAATCTGGGAAAGGGAAACAATTACTATGGAACCTGGTACATTCTAGTACTGAAGAAACCAAGATTCTAGATAACCATACCAATTCAACTTTTGAGTTCATAACATGAAACTAGAAATTTGagggaaaaaatataaattgtgaTCCACAACACATGttgcaagattttttttattttgcagcCTAAGCTGCCAAGTTTAGGAAATCTTGGAAAATTCAAAGGGCAATAAATTTCTTCTTGCTGAAATCATGTTGTGCTTCAACTTTACATAGAGCAGCAATATCAGGTAGGTCATGAGAGAAAAGTTGCATATACCTGAGTGCTAGATTTGGTAAGCTGTGACCATGTCCACCCTCAATACTAGCAATTGGTAATGACAAAGGAGCACCTCCTTTGGATGCCTCCTCAAATACGATAGTAATCGCATCAATGAATACAACTATATCTTTCGCATGAGTAGGAGCAATGTTCTGCAATAGAAATTCACAATATGAGCACTATCTTCAAAATAAATTTACGAACTGAAAAAAAGAATGAATGCTTTGATATATTTGACGCACCTTTACTGTGACACACAGAAGATTTTCCATGGTACATTTTGCAGCAAAAGAATGAACCTCAATTGGTTGAATGATTTCAACTTTTCTCTGCCATCTTTTCCCCGGTAGATACACGCCTTCTAGACCACAACGTACAGAATACCTTTCAGGTTCCAAAGGAACTCCTCTAAACGAAAGCTGTCCATCATTTATAATATCAGGAGTTTTTGCAGGATTTTCAGGCATAAATTCTTGATTTTCAGATATTGGTGGTGGTCTTGTGTTGTTAGCTGTCTGAACAGAAGAAGCTGAAGGCATGGAGTAGCTTCTGAAGTTAAATATTTGAGACCCAGGAGCAGAGTAAGATTGCTTGTGTGATGCACTTGGATTGAGAGTAGGGGGCGCTAAAGAACGAGGCGGTAATGTGCGATCTAAAGGCAGCAACCAACTAAGCAGCTCCCGACATGGATCATCATTACTGTCAGAAAGTCCATCCACAAGATTCTCAGGCATGCAACTGCTTGATATACTTTTCTCAAACTGAAGAACTTCAAGCACAGGATCTTCCAGTTTGTTAACACCAACATTAACTTGCAAAACAACCTGCATCCTTCCAACAGAGAACATGATTGTTGAATCCGCATGCATTTGAACAACGAGAACTACAACAAAATACATGGACAAATAGCTAAATGGTAACACCGCTAACTTCTTATATGCAATTATGATTTAAAAAGTCATTCTTGTCTCTACAACTAATACATTACTATATTTGGTAGTTGCATAGCGGATTCACATAGATTTTATACAAATGAAGGAATTAATTGAGTAAAGTTCAGAAAACTACACTAAAGTTACAAGAGACAATCACAAAACTACAAGAACGAATTTAAAAAAGTACACTTCTATTGACATTCTATATAGCTAAACCACCCTTTTTTAATAATTGGTGACTTGCTGGAGCCAAAGGTCTAGTCACTAGTGGCTCTTGAAGCCAGTAGGAGCTAGCTGAGTACGCTGTGGTAGGTCATATTCTGTAACGAGCGCGAgcgtgttcaagaaaaaaaataatcaacatTGCGAAACTAAAGTAAGATTATAATATTGTATCACATAACTACGCAGTTGTTTCATATTGCAAAACTACACTTGAAGTATTAAGCCCTAATGAAAATACAGTCTCATGATATGGTATTgcaataaatgactaaatgtGTACCCCTGCAATATGAAATGGAAATAGAAGTACTGTTCTGAAAGTGATTCTAAGAAGTGTAGTTTTGTAATAATGAAGTCAATAAAAGTGTATTGCGAAAATGGTTCTAAGAAGCATTCCGACCAATTGTAGTTTTCTGAAATTTACTTACAGAATTCAATGTCATATTTAAAAGTTTTCAGGACACATCTCACTAATAAGACTGAACAGTGCTGCAAGTTGCTAAAACTGCTGAAACAGGTGCTATTTCTAGTCCACATAGACACAACTTTACCACTGGACTACCAAAACAATGAAATTATTAATGCCAGTTCTTTACATGTTTGCTCTTATCAAGTGGAAAGTTATTTATACCTACCAGAATTTGGTAAAACCATATAAAAGCAATGCTGCTTAAAGAAATCAAAAGGACAAGTGTAAAAATCCAAACTAACTAGTAATTGATTGACGATGCATACTGAATTGCAGTAGCAGATCTGACTCAATTTCTAGGTAGGTGCCTGATGCTTGGCTAAGCTTAGCTTTAAGTATAAAATTTGCAGTTATTGATGCAATGTACATTAACATTCAGTGGTCATACAGCACAAGAAGTTGTAGCATATATGTACATGGCAATTAAAAATGATCCTTCAAAACATACCACTATGTCTCCATTCTGCAGAGAATAACACTTCACAGTATCTCGAGCGACTCCCCCAGATGTGCTACCATCAAAAATTCCTTTATCAGAAATGGTGTTGTAAACATTACTCCTTGAAGCCTTACTAATTCCTTGGCTATCTGACCTTCCATCTGCCATCTTAGTTGCAGTTGCTCTTTTTTTGGACCACAGAGGTTCATCTGACTCAGCGATCCGCACAAAAAAATTGGATTCTCTGAATCTTCGCAGCATAAGTTCTATTTGCTGTTTTTGATCTTCCATCTGAAGGCGAGATTGAGTCTCCAAAATATCATGTTCTGAAGGAGAGGCTTCACCATTGAGTTCAACACTCTGCATATCACTATCAACATCCTGACAGCCATTTTCCCCAGTTGTTCCATTATCACGACCATTTGCATTGACAGGACTAGATTTATCCGTGGAGTGTTGCAAAGAATTTCCATTCTTAGACATCACCGCAGCAATTCTGAAGGGGGATATAACCTGTGTATCTTGCTTAGAAGCTGACAGGCATGCCAGTACATGAACCTGCTCGCCTGATAACTGAACCAAGTCAATTCCAGAAAATAGGTATCAAGTAGGATGCAATACTACGAGACATCTGAACTGAAGTCACAGGAAGAACACATACCTGGAAAAAGGAAGGAGCGGTCCAAAGGCCGCAGCTGCACCATTTCTGAAACATCATTCCAATTATCAGGGAGCCTCTCTGTAAACGGATTGTAGATGTTAGCAACCACCAGTAGGGATATCAAAATGCacttcaaaaggaaaacatATCACTGGCCTTAAAGCGTTTAGCAGGTAATTCCTGGAACTGACTCTTTCGCACTAAAACAATTTGTCAAAAAGTTGGTGCAGatatttttaatatatatatatatatatatatatatatcacaatGGAAGTTTCTATTAATCTCATGCAGTTGAAGGACACAAAAGATAAGTCATGTATGATGCAAATAACGCATTTCTGATATACAACAAAAATGGCGAGCAAGTCAAAGGCACCCAACTGTATGGAATTGTGATCCATCCTTCGTCCTCCGCGACATCAGTGTGAGTCCCCAGCTGCACCGGACTCTTCGAAGCTAGAGGCGCAGAATCCGCACCAACATCCCCAGGCCCATTGTTAACAGCTCCATCTTCGCTGCGGGCGGGGGAGGGCTGGTACGAGTCCTCCGCGATGATGAGACCCTCCAGCGTTGTGGCTGGCTTTGGCAACGCATCCTCTGGAATCTGTGGCAGCTCAGCAGGCGGCGCAGGCTGCGCAGCAGTCCGGTAGAGGAAATTCATCAGTGGATGCTACTCAAATTCCTACCTGCAGAGCAAACGAGAGCAAAGGGTAAAAAGGTGAGATCTGCACCTTGGCCTGCTAATTTGCAGTTCCAGATGGCATTATGAAACCTATGGAGCAAGGAAATTCCCCCAGAAGAGCTGTATACAGGGGGGATAAGAAAAGCGAGAGCTCCTCGACTAACTGAATCTGCATCTCCAACTAACCGGATCACATCAATGTGTAGTAGATAGCTAAAAAGCACAACGCGGTGAGCGAATCCTACGCTAACTGAATCTAGAATTTGGAAATGGGAGGGCACGGGAGGG harbors:
- the LOC117848473 gene encoding small ribosomal subunit protein uS4y encodes the protein MVHVSFYRNYGKTFKKPRRPYEKERLDAELKLVGEYGLRCKRELWRVQYALSRIRNAARHLLTLDEKNPRRIFEGEALLRRMNRYGLLAEGQNKLDYVLALTAENFLARRLQTLVFKAGMAKSIHHARVLIKQRHIRVGRQIVNVPSFMVRVESEKHIDFSLSSPFGGGPPGRVKRKNQNKATGGGGDGGDEDEE
- the LOC117848472 gene encoding pentatricopeptide repeat-containing protein At2g13600 produces the protein MRHGGGGAALSPPCGHPHGGALPALLAGLARRATTPAAARQLQAQLLLRGLPLPARAAVALIAASPSPRHARAVFDSAVPAAPENVYLWTATIAAYARHASSSSSPSAAAEALALFQLMLRRGGARPNAFTASTVVRCCSARRTALEGLQVHGFLGKAGLGRSAHVGAALVDMYGNLGQVANARRVFGEIPARNVVVGNTMVACYVRAGDVAAAREVFDGMAGKDSISWNTMMTGYLRQGEAGVVRGLFEEMPERNVNSWNMMISACSEEGSWADAISVFNQMRLSGFEPDAATMAILMSSCAQLGSLSVAGQLHGILKKGHVEMNCHVQNSLADMYAKCGSISQAYLLFLETHPRDAVSYNVMITALAHHGHGREALQLFHEMAEEGLHPDSVTFLGVLSACAHAGLVHDGKHYFESMRTNYAIEQSLDHYACMVDLYGRAGLIEEAYFLVQTMPMKPHAGVWGALLNACRKHCQLEVGKIAARELITIEPRNPGTYVLLANTLARGQQWDFVEMVRQSMRGKGIDKTAGCSWVEVDSVVHEFLMGDFRHPNSDEIYSILEHLYLQPA
- the LOC117848773 gene encoding uncharacterized protein isoform X1, which encodes MNFLYRTAAQPAPPAELPQIPEDALPKPATTLEGLIIAEDSYQPSPARSEDGAVNNGPGDVGADSAPLASKSPVQLGTHTDVAEDEGWITIPYKRLPDNWNDVSEMVQLRPLDRSFLFPGEQVHVLACLSASKQDTQVISPFRIAAVMSKNGNSLQHSTDKSSPVNANGRDNGTTGENGCQDVDSDMQSVELNGEASPSEHDILETQSRLQMEDQKQQIELMLRRFRESNFFVRIAESDEPLWSKKRATATKMADGRSDSQGISKASRSNVYNTISDKGIFDGSTSGGVARDTVKCYSLQNGDIVVVLQVNVGVNKLEDPVLEVLQFEKSISSSCMPENLVDGLSDSNDDPCRELLSWLLPLDRTLPPRSLAPPTLNPSASHKQSYSAPGSQIFNFRSYSMPSASSVQTANNTRPPPISENQEFMPENPAKTPDIINDGQLSFRGVPLEPERYSVRCGLEGVYLPGKRWQRKVEIIQPIEVHSFAAKCTMENLLCVTVKNIAPTHAKDIVVFIDAITIVFEEASKGGAPLSLPIASIEGGHGHSLPNLALRRGEEHSFILKPATKSSSERRTNNDAPPALSLPMMTGSTLNTTPKVGEPYVALGDQYAVLVSYRCNYTESKLFFKQATTWRPSAASDIMISVSSELSMRNPSLGARVPKLPVQVLTLEATNMTSENLTLTVLAPEASGSSSVVSLNSAPTTPNGSYDGVNESAKRSGLGKQEIGFRRLNSVLATSPKESDNGGNRISNASGCTHLWLQSAVPLGCVPPRSSTTVKLELLPLSDGIITLDTLQITAREKGLAYIPEHSLEIHATSGISS
- the LOC117848773 gene encoding uncharacterized protein isoform X2 — translated: MSRRTKDGSQFHTRGSLIIGMMFQKWCSCGLWTAPSFFQLSGEQVHVLACLSASKQDTQVISPFRIAAVMSKNGNSLQHSTDKSSPVNANGRDNGTTGENGCQDVDSDMQSVELNGEASPSEHDILETQSRLQMEDQKQQIELMLRRFRESNFFVRIAESDEPLWSKKRATATKMADGRSDSQGISKASRSNVYNTISDKGIFDGSTSGGVARDTVKCYSLQNGDIVVVLQVNVGVNKLEDPVLEVLQFEKSISSSCMPENLVDGLSDSNDDPCRELLSWLLPLDRTLPPRSLAPPTLNPSASHKQSYSAPGSQIFNFRSYSMPSASSVQTANNTRPPPISENQEFMPENPAKTPDIINDGQLSFRGVPLEPERYSVRCGLEGVYLPGKRWQRKVEIIQPIEVHSFAAKCTMENLLCVTVKNIAPTHAKDIVVFIDAITIVFEEASKGGAPLSLPIASIEGGHGHSLPNLALRRGEEHSFILKPATKSSSERRTNNDAPPALSLPMMTGSTLNTTPKVGEPYVALGDQYAVLVSYRCNYTESKLFFKQATTWRPSAASDIMISVSSELSMRNPSLGARVPKLPVQVLTLEATNMTSENLTLTVLAPEASGSSSVVSLNSAPTTPNGSYDGVNESAKRSGLGKQEIGFRRLNSVLATSPKESDNGGNRISNASGCTHLWLQSAVPLGCVPPRSSTTVKLELLPLSDGIITLDTLQITAREKGLAYIPEHSLEIHATSGISS